Genomic DNA from Gloeocapsa sp. DLM2.Bin57:
GGTTTTACCATCTTTGTCCCGCATAAATCCTGATTCCTTACCTCCATTCTGCTCATACATGGCGATTAGTTGACGACAAAAATCGAGTTCAAAAACACGGGGTACAATTAAAACAGGAGCATGGAGAGAAACACCAGCATGATTATTAATCGGGGGTAATTGGGTTAAAATTTCTCTCAAGGCTTGATTGTGTTTGTCAGCATCATCTATGGGAATATAGTGCATAACTCGTAAAGCAGGATCTAAAATCAGGGTAAAGGAGTTATAACTAATCTGATGTTGTGATAAATCCTCTTGAGAGCGAATCGCTCCATAAAGTAAACTAACCTTAGCCTCAAAGTCCCAAAAATAGCGGATTCCTGGTGAGATTTGACTGACTTTACCCTCTTGTAAATCTCGATAGTCGATGGTGACACCAAAAAAACAGATATTGTCATCATCAAAAAAATCTCGTAAATCTCGGGTGAGGTAGTTAATTACTTGAGCATTTTTAGTAACGCTACTTGAACCAAAAAAACACAGTACAACGTATCTACCAGCGATCGTCTGAAAATTAAACTGTTGACTTGCTGAAGAAGCACATATAAACCAGGGTACAGGTTCTCCAATTGTAAACATTTGTCTATCTCAATAACTACTTAAAGGTTCATGTATTGAAAGATACTTTTTTCTTAGGTGATAAATTATATAATCATAGAGCTAAGACATCAATATCTTTCTCCTCAGTTAGGGAAACTTACTGCTATCAACGCTACTTCAAACACTTCAAATAATGTTGACACAAAAAGTGATTAGCAGTTTGGGCATTTGAACAACTGAATATTTATCCAAGGAAAAACAAGCTATGGCTAATTCTAGCATTCCAGAATCAAGCTTCTTAAAAGAAGCCTTTATCTCCTATACTTCCTATACTAACACTACTAAACAAAGTATCCAAAAATTTGCTCTCCAATGGTTACAAAGTAATATTGAATCAGAGCTTGAGGATCAGACGATTATGACAATTTTTACACAAAAATGGCGTACAGGAACAGAAACATCAGTTACTGGAGATAATTCACCCTTATATCTAGAAAACTTACCAGGGTCTTACAAAAAAAGTAAAACTAATCAAGAAGATGCTTTATTGTTTATTCATGAAAAAGTCCCCCCGAAGATGCAGGAAGAATTTAAGAAACGATGGAGTCTCAAAACCAAACTAGAAGTTTCTAACCCTTCGGGAACAGAATTTACTACAGAAGATGGTGAGGGAATAATTTCTTATCGAGTTGAGAAAAAGCAAATATATTATTTACTGTCTTTTGAGGAAAAGGGTGAACAATATACTATAGTTTTAGCCGAAAAAATTAGCCCCCAAAAATATGATACTTGGTTGGTTAATAAAGCAGATGTCAAAATATCAGATGTTTAACTTAGGTGTAGGGTGTAGGGTGTAGGGTGTTAGGGGTTAGGTTTTATTATTCCTATATATTATACTCCCCCTCTCCCCTGCTCCCTGCTCCCTACTCCCCCTCTCCCCACACTCCCTTATCTCTTACTTAGTAAGGATTTTAAAATGTGCTAGTTAAGAGCATTATCTGCAACTGCTGTTAAATTGAGAAAAATTAAGAATAATCACAAAATGCAACAAATAGACTCAGGTAATATCTAAGTCATAATAAAATAGACTGATCGACAATAACCCATCAGGAGAAATATCTTAATGTCGAAACGAATCAGAAAACCAACAACCTCTACTAATCAATCTACAAATAAAAGCACTATTGTCTTAAATCCTGCAGTCAACAAGTTGCTTGAGGAAATGGCAACTAAGGCGGGTTTATCTAAAATCGTGGTGTTAGAGAAATTGGTACAAGATTCGGTAAATCAGGTTACTGCTGAAACTGACACCACCCCAACAGCTGATTCTGGTATCAGTCAAGAAATTTATGATAACCTTAAACAACAAACTACAGAACAAGTTAACTTAATTGCACAACTAAAAGAAAGTTTGCAGTCAAAAGATGCAGCAATTAAGTCTCTTAACTTTAAATTAGAATCTCAATCTCAAATAGTCTCTGAGTTACAACAACAAAATAAAACTCATCAAGAAGCTAATCAGCAACTGCAAGCTAAACTAGACTCTCAAACTAAACAAACTAAAGAGTTACAACAACAAAATAAAACTCATCAAGAAGCTAATCA
This window encodes:
- a CDS encoding 2OG-Fe(II) oxygenase yields the protein MFTIGEPVPWFICASSASQQFNFQTIAGRYVVLCFFGSSSVTKNAQVINYLTRDLRDFFDDDNICFFGVTIDYRDLQEGKVSQISPGIRYFWDFEAKVSLLYGAIRSQEDLSQHQISYNSFTLILDPALRVMHYIPIDDADKHNQALREILTQLPPINNHAGVSLHAPVLIVPRVFELDFCRQLIAMYEQNGGKESGFMRDKDGKTVGVVDYSFKRRQDYYLEHDPNAQAVCRSVRTKIINRLLPEIAKAFNFNVTRMERYVIACYDGKVGGFFRPHRDNTTKATAYRRFACTINLNAEEYEGGNLRFPEFGDKIYRAPTGGAVVFSCSLLHEATPVTQGIRYAFLPFLYDEEAAKVREQNAHFLSNELIDKRQ